The following DNA comes from Enterobacter sp. SA187.
GCCGCGTATCCCGGCTGACCGGCTGCTGGTGGAGACGGACGCGCCTTATCTGCTGCCGCGCGATCTCAAACCCAAACCCGCCTCGCGACGCAATGAGCCTGCGTATCTGGGACATATAGTTGAGCGCATTGCGGCCCTGCGCGGTGAAACGGCAGAGGCGGTGAGCAATGCCACGGATGCGAACGTAAAGCAGCTGTTTGGCGTGACGTTTTAAGCCGGATCGGCTTTGCGGAACTCAGTGTTCTTCACGCTTTGCAGCACTTGCTTGTTGAGGAAGTTGAGCAGCAGCATCGAGCGCGCTTCGCCATCCGGCTCGGTAAAGATGGCCTGCAGGCCGGTAAAAGCGCCTTCGGTGATCACCACATTGTCGCCCGCGTATGGCGTATCGGGATCGGTGATCCCTTCCGGCTGACAGGTGGAGAGTTGTTCAATGACCGTGGGCGGCACCGTCGCCGGGCTGGCGCCAAAACGCACAAAATGGCTGACGCCGCGCGTGGCGCTGATGGTCGTGGTATGAATGATTTCCGGATCAAACTGGACGAACAGATAATTAGGGAAAAGCGGTTCATTGACGCGGGTACGTTTACCGCGCACCATTTTTTCCAGCTCGATCATCGGCGTCAGACAGTTGACGGCCTGGCGTTCAAGGTGTTCCTGAGCGCGCTGAAGCTGTCCCCGTTTGCAATACAATAAATACCAGGCTTGCATCATCATCCTTCCCTTGTGTTCGGGCGCAAGGATACCACAATCGCGTTGTTGATTATATCGGGTGCGGGCGACGCGTTTGCAGTGAGTTTTACGCTTATTTAACAAAATTACAGCATCACGCGGGCGTTCGCCGTATAATAATCCGCTTACAGAGAGGCCATGATTAACTGCATGAAATACCACGACCTACGCGACTTTATGGCGCTGCTCGAACAGCAGGGCGAACTCAAACGCATCACGTTTCCGGTTGACCCCCATCTGGAGATTACCGAGATAGCCGACCGCACCCTGCGTGCCGGTGGCCCGGCGCTGTTATTCGAAAATCCCAAAGGTTACTCCATGCCCGTGCTGTGCAATTTATTTGGCACACCGCGCCGCGTGGCGTTAGGTATGGGGCAGGAAGATGTCACGGCGCTGCGTGAAGTTGGCAAGCTGCTGGCCTTTTTAAAGGAGCCGGAGCCGCCGAAAGGGTTTCGCGATCTGTTCGATAAGCTGCCGCAGTTTAAGCAGGTGCTCAACATGCCGACGAAACGTCTGCGTGGCGCGCCCTGCCAGCAAAAAGTGGTGCAGGGCGATGCCGTCGATCTGACGAAAATCCCTATCATGCAGTGCTGGCCGGATGACGCCGCGCCGCTGATCACCTGGGGGCTGACGGTCACCCGTGGTCCGCACAAAGAGCGGCAGAACCTCGGCATCTATCGCCAGCAGTTAATCGGCAAGAATAAACTCATCATGCGCTGGCTGTCGCATCGCGGCGGCGCGCTGGATTACCAGGAGTGGTGCAACGCCCGTCCCGGCGAGCGCTTCCCGGTGGCAGTGGCGTTGGGCGCTGACCCGGCGACGATTTTGGGTGCCGTAACCCCGGTGCCGGACACGCTGTCTGAATATGCCTTTGCGGGTCTGCTGCGCGGGACGAAAACGGAAGTGGTGAAGTGTATTTCCAGCGATCTGGAAGTGCCCGCCAGCGCGGAAATCGTCCTTGAAGGCTATATTGAAGCGGGCGAAATGGCGCCGGAAGGGCCGTATGGCGACCATACGGGCTATTATAACGAAGTGGATAATTTCCCAGTCTTCACGGTGACGCACATTACGCAGCGTGACGATGCGATTTATCATTCCACTTATACCGGCCGTCCGCCGGATGAACCGGCGGTGCTGGGCGTGGCGCTGAACGAAGTGTTCGTACCGATCCTGCAAAAGCAGTTCCCGGAGATCGTCGATTTTTATCTGCCGCCGGAAGGCTGTTCCTATCGCCTGGCGGTAGTAACGATTAAAAAGCAGTATGCCGGACATGCCAAGCGCGTGATGATGGGCGTGTGGTCATTCCTGCGCCAGTTTATGTACACCAAGTTTGTGATCGTGTGCGATGACGACGTCAATGCCCGCGACTGGAACGATGTGATTTGGGCGATCACCACCCGTATGGACCCGGCCAGGGATACGGTGCTGGTAGAGAACACGCCGATAGATTATCTGGACTTTGCCTCACCGGTTTCCGGTCTTGGTTCAAAAATGGGCCTGGATGCCACCAACAAATGGCCCGGCGAAACCCAGCGTGAATGGGGACGACCGATTGTTAAGGATCCTGCGGTGACGGCGCGTGTCGACGCCATCTGGGATGAACTGGCCATCTTTAATGACGAGAACAGACCCGACAGAGGGAGCGCATGACAACCTTAAGCTGTAAAG
Coding sequences within:
- the rfaH gene encoding transcription/translation regulatory transformer protein RfaH; amino-acid sequence: MQAWYLLYCKRGQLQRAQEHLERQAVNCLTPMIELEKMVRGKRTRVNEPLFPNYLFVQFDPEIIHTTTISATRGVSHFVRFGASPATVPPTVIEQLSTCQPEGITDPDTPYAGDNVVITEGAFTGLQAIFTEPDGEARSMLLLNFLNKQVLQSVKNTEFRKADPA
- the ubiD gene encoding 4-hydroxy-3-polyprenylbenzoate decarboxylase, with product MKYHDLRDFMALLEQQGELKRITFPVDPHLEITEIADRTLRAGGPALLFENPKGYSMPVLCNLFGTPRRVALGMGQEDVTALREVGKLLAFLKEPEPPKGFRDLFDKLPQFKQVLNMPTKRLRGAPCQQKVVQGDAVDLTKIPIMQCWPDDAAPLITWGLTVTRGPHKERQNLGIYRQQLIGKNKLIMRWLSHRGGALDYQEWCNARPGERFPVAVALGADPATILGAVTPVPDTLSEYAFAGLLRGTKTEVVKCISSDLEVPASAEIVLEGYIEAGEMAPEGPYGDHTGYYNEVDNFPVFTVTHITQRDDAIYHSTYTGRPPDEPAVLGVALNEVFVPILQKQFPEIVDFYLPPEGCSYRLAVVTIKKQYAGHAKRVMMGVWSFLRQFMYTKFVIVCDDDVNARDWNDVIWAITTRMDPARDTVLVENTPIDYLDFASPVSGLGSKMGLDATNKWPGETQREWGRPIVKDPAVTARVDAIWDELAIFNDENRPDRGSA